A section of the Citrus sinensis cultivar Valencia sweet orange chromosome 8, DVS_A1.0, whole genome shotgun sequence genome encodes:
- the LOC127899351 gene encoding zinc finger BED domain-containing protein RICESLEEPER 2-like has translation MVITTHFIDAEWVLHKRILSFTLIANHQGDGIRKLIEACLIDWGIERLFTITVDNTSVNKVAITYVKKKLANWSVNSMVLNGLYMHVRCSAHIINLIVQYGFEEVNHSIASIHNVVKYVRSSPARLQKFKICVDREKISYGALMVLDVPTRWNSTYLMLHKAVVFEKTFDMMKEDDGHYVNWFVEDKGEKKRERPPSDDDWANARRLVNFLSVFYYVTLKFSSSLDVTSNDYLNEMAKVLIHLKSLATSSDDLLRKTEKMEQKFAKYWGDSFDYVNMLLFVANVLDPRCKLEFVTFCFSSMYESRKVEELKSNIKELLMKLYNSYIGESEVRNSGGVCFGQIHDGSSGGGGGC, from the coding sequence ATGGTCATTACTACTCATTTTATTGATGCAGAGTGGGTGTTGCACAAAAGGATTCTTAGTTTCACACTTATAGCTAATCATCAAGGAGATGGTATTAGGAAGCTAATTGAGGCATGTTTGATTGATTGGGGGATTGAGAGGTTGTTCACAATTACAGTGGACAATACAAGTGTCAATAAAGTTGCAATAACTTATGTGAAGAAGAAGTTAGCAAATTGGAGTGTGAATTCAATGGTTTTGAATGGtttatatatgcatgtgaGGTGTTCGGCACacataataaatttgattgtgcAATATGGGTTTGAGGAGGTGAATCATTCAATAGCTAGTATTCACAATGTAGTAAAGTACGTTAGATCCTCTCCAGCAAGATtgcaaaagtttaaaatatgtgTTGATAGGGAGAAAATCTCATATGGAGCGCTTATGGTGTTGGATGTGCCTACTAGATGGAATTCAACATATTTGATGTTGCACAAAGCGGTTGTGTTTGAAAAAACATTTGATATGATGAAGGAAGATGATGGACATTATGTTAATTGGTTTGTTGAGGATAAGGGtgaaaagaagagggagagGCCACCGAGCGATGACGATTGGGCAAATGCAAGGAGGTTAGTCAACTTTTTATCGGTTTTTTATTATGTGACCTTGAAATTTAGTAGCTCTCTTGATGTCACTTCCAATGATTACTTAAATGAAATGGCAAAAGTTCTAATTCATTTGAAGTCACTTGCTACTTCTAGTGATGATTTGTTGAGGAAAACCGAAAAAATGGAGCAAAAGTTTGCTAAATATTGGGGTGATTCTTTTGATTACGTTAACATGTTATTATTTGTAGCAAATGTGCTTGATCCTAGATGTAAATTGGAgtttgttacattttgttttagtAGCATGTATGAATCTAGGAAGGTTGAAGAATTGAAATCTAACATTAAGGAGTTGTTGATGAAGCTATATAATAGCTATATTGGTGAGAGTGAAGTGAGGAATAGTGGTGGTGTTTGTTTTGGTCAAATCCATGATGGTagtagtggtggtggtggtggttgttga